The following are encoded in a window of Drosophila simulans strain w501 chromosome 3L, Prin_Dsim_3.1, whole genome shotgun sequence genomic DNA:
- the LOC6736400 gene encoding uncharacterized protein LOC6736400 isoform X2 codes for MELPPAAAATTTNASASLQRVASESSLGRERDREQAAAPPGQLMGHHYHYIQYPAHFQPQQLQEQPPQPQLPCQCPCSCGRAPPPPMQPTNPGPNASMAVAVLVHQQTPSQQEPARSSPLKAQSAQSLLNHSYQALHEDQHQQQEQLQLDSSAGAGSCDCDLECTCPATGGNSSLAQHKRSLLADAMLGADEITVSESDNNSTMIKKKKPRSGGGAGQLPPKTQPTSDSCNDIYHDTELDGAVGTGTVGSPGSGIKSQILDDNHRPPLPPRPPPRPRSNANGSIAHRHGAGIKKYVVWCLICGGFSCLLGVLFLGVYFLLHSYTITVGNFETVPTFVPATLLILTGICIMSLARRRNRYSYLIKLSGACGLVSALTCALVTVTTTVLHMSRLQALRECEYAQKTRTCTCYSDLIESQVDRVDKGVRLVFDSLSDCGVVHGSLYSCLRAIFGLSVAGVLIAVFSCMLVYQLLSHERKKMYWEQLELRCRSLYASQAPPPTLGPGRMLNCRCCEQCHAHRQLTLPLQATYPWDEATVAAAAAAAGGGGGEQRFWAAQPPGNFYSPNPGGEDAVGTCRSGERAGGAGRSSSGWSWPRMPWQRTTPDAGRRFRQAAASPDSQYGFSSSTAVQGDGNQMLIEEPVVAAYSGMPPPNALPYGVWGPPPPYSDPNSPARRGYYQYLQPTACLVGNQGTVAVTLTQEQMHPTLQHTHPQQQQQLQQMQLQRLQVQSATLERMDGLSSAGNVNTLVAATRSSAYKSKAEYENTPSDSDGGNPRERERCSNTLPTRKLKKRLEAGTGAKSIGPQSNPGQQRPNVQQLFAKQEQQQPTGQANPQQAQPQTAGVENSGYQDSNGAIAKDQAVGTDPAESEVYFADVSSCCNMSVKNDSYYDNAQRHQGHHHHHQHQHSNCSHSSGQSNANEDYLAQRFGRGREHSVRSRLPIPQARREDDYESSNLNMPTLKEQQQQAQQLQKEISRQSMCSVESEAKTEFTDLSPSTPCGGNLPLPPPANFASDPPTGQQSPSFVASFPYSSESQCLEAHRRSTKNIHELLIAGVGGSSSGGGDSHYEVINDRGNPYQLQRSQQAKHKAKSKTRSREQLEIYGSGAERSDWSSDGGRL; via the exons ATGGAGttgccaccagcagcagcagcaacaacaacaaatgcgtCGGCATCCTTGCAACGTGTCGCCTCGGAATCCAGTCTTGGTCGGGAGCGGGACCGGGAGCAAGCAGCTGCTCCGCCTGGCCAACTGATGGGTCATCACTATCATTACATCCAATATCCGGCGCATTTCCAGCCGCAACAACTTCAGGAGCAGCCACCCCAGCCCCAACTGCCCTGCCAGTGTCCCTGTTCCTGCGGCCGGGCACCTCCACCGCCCATGCAGCCCACTAATCCCGGCCCGAATGCTTCGATGGCCGTGGCCGTGCTGGTCCACCAACAGACGCCCAGTCAGCAGGAGCCGGCGAGGAGTTCGCCGCTCAAAGCACAGTCCGCTCAGTCCCTGCTAAATCACTCTTACCAAGCGCTGCACGAGGaccaacatcagcagcaggagcagctccagctggACTCGTCAGCCGGAGCCGGCAGCTGCGACTGCGATCTGGAGTGCACCTGCCCGGCCACTGGAGGAAATTCCTCCCTGGCCCAGCACAAGAGGAGCCTGTTGGCGGACGCCATGCTGGGAGCAGACGAGATCACGGTCAGCGAGtccgacaacaacagcaccatGATCAAAAAGAAGAAACCACGAtccggcggaggagcaggacaaCTTCCGCCGAAGACACAGCCCACGAGTGACAGCTGCAACGACATCTACCATGACACGGAGCTGGACGGAGCAGTTGGAACTGGGACAGTTGGATCTCCTGGTTCGGGGATCAAGTCACAGATTTTGGACGATAATCATCGCCCTCCTCtaccgccacgcccaccgcccagaCCCAGGAGTAATGCCAATGGCTCCATAG CCCATCGCCATGGCGCGGGGATCAAGAAGTACGTGGTCTGGTGCCTCATCTGCGGCGGATTCAGCTGCCTGCTGGGCGTGCTCTTCTTGGGCGTCTACTTCCTGCTCCACTCCTACACCATCACGGTGGGCAACTTCGAAACGGTGCCCACATTTGTGCCCGCCACCCTTCTCATCCTCACCGGAATCTGCATCATGAGCCTGGCCAGGCGTCGGAATCGCTATAGCTACCTG ATAAAGCTGTCCGGAGCCTGTGGCCTGGTGTCCGCCTTAACCTGCGCTCTGGTCACAGTGACCACCACTGTGCTCCACATGAGTCGCCTGCAGGCGTTGAGGGAATGCGAGTATGCTCAAAAGACGCGGACGTGCACCTGCTACTCGGACCTCATCGAATCCCAGGTGGACCGAGTGGATAAGG GAGTGCGCCTTGTGTTCGACTCCCTCTCGGACTGCGGCGTTGTCCATGGATCCCTGTACTCCTGCCTGAGAGCTATCTTCGGCCTGTCCGTGGCCGGAGTGCTCATCGCTGTCTTCAGCTGCATGTTGGTGTACCAGCTCCTCAGTCACGAACGCAAGAAAATGTACTgggagcagctggagctgcgcTGCAGATCCCTGTACGCCAGTCAGGCTCCTCCTCCGACCTTGGGTCCAGGCAGGATGTTGAATTGCAGGTGCTGCGAgcaatgccacgcccacaggcAGCTTACACTGCCTCTGCAGGCCACCTATCCGTGGGACGAGGCCACGGtggccgctgcagcagcagccgcaggaggaggaggcggagagCAGCGGTTCTGGGCCGCCCAGCCGCCGGGTAACTTCTACTCGCCAAATCCAGGCGGCGAGGATGCGGTGGGCACCTGCAGGAGCGGGGAAcgggcaggaggagcaggacgcagcagcagcggatgGAGCTGGCCTCGGATGCCCTGGCAACGTACCACTCCTGACGCCGGTCGTCGATTTCGTCAAGCCGCTGCCAGTCCGGATTCACAGTACGGATTTAGTTCGTCTACGGCAGTCCAGGGAGATGGTAACCAGATGCTGATCGAGGAGCCCGTGGTGGCGGCCTATAGTGGAATGCCCCCGCCAAATGCCCTGCCCTACGGAGTTTGGGGACCGCCGCCGCCCTACAGCGATCCCAACAGTCCAGCCAGACGTGGCTACTACCAATATCTTCAGCCCACTGCGTGTCTGGTGGGGAATCAGGGCACTGTCGCCGTCACTCTGACCCAGGAGCAGATGCATCCGACCCTGCAACACACGcatccccagcagcagcagcaattgcagcagatgcagctgcagcggcttCAGGTGCAGTCCGCCACCTTGGAGCGAATGGATGGTCTCAGCAGCGCCGGTAACGTAAATACCCTAGTGGCCGCCACTCGCTCCTCCGCCTACAAATCAAAGGCCGAGTACGAGAACACGCCGTCTGACAGTGATGGCGGAAATCCCCGGGAGAGGGAACGCTGCTCCAACACGCTGCCCACGCGGAAGCTGAAGAAACGTTTGGAGGCGGGCACTGGTGCCAAGAGCATCGGTCCGCAGAGtaatcctggccagcagcGACCCAATGTCCAGCAGTTGTTCGCCaaacaggagcaacagcagccgacCGGCCAGGCTAATCCCCAGCAGGCTCAGCCCCAGACGGCCGGGGTGGAGAACAGTGGCTACCAGGACTCGAACGGAGCCATAGCCAAGGACCAGGCGGTGGGAACGGATCCGGCCGAGTCAGAGGTGTACTTCGCCGACGTGAGTAGTTGCTGCAACATGTCTGTGAAGAACGACAGCTACTATGACAACGCCCAGCGCCACCAGGGgcaccaccatcatcaccagcaccagcacagTAATTGCAGCCACAGTAGCGGGCAGAGCAACGCCAACGAGGACTACCTGGCCCAGCGTTTCGGTCGCGGCAGGGAGCACTCCGTTCGGAGTCGCCTGCCCATTCCGCAAGCGAGGCGGGAGGACGACTACGAGAGCTCCAACCTGAACATGCCCACgctgaaggagcagcagcagcaggcgcaacaGCTGCAGAAGGAGATCTCCCGCCAGAGCATGTGCTCCGTGGAGTCGGAGGCCAAGACCGAATTCACCGACCTCTCGCCCTCCACGCCCTGCGGTGGCAATCTGCCGTTGCCGCCGCCGGCGAACTTCGCCAGCGATCCACCGACGGGTCAGCAGTCGCCCAGCTTCGTGGCCTCGTTCCCCTACTCCTCGGAGTCGCAGTGCCTGGAGGCGCATCGCCGCTCCACAAAGAACATCCACGAGCTGCTGATCGCCGGGGTGGGGGGATCCTCGTCCGGCGGCGGCGACTCACACTACGAAGTGATCAACGACCGGGGCAATCCCTACCAGCTGCAGCGATCGCAGCAGGCCAAGCACAAGGCCAAGTCCAAGACGCGGTCGCGGGAGCAGTTGGAGATCTACGGCAGCGGAGCTGAGCGATCCGACTGGTCTTCGGATGGGGGTCGCTTGTGA
- the LOC6736400 gene encoding uncharacterized protein LOC6736400 isoform X4 — MHGYPVMQFVQYSMPPPCSWVPGPPPSSGNVDAHHRGSAHRHGAGIKKYVVWCLICGGFSCLLGVLFLGVYFLLHSYTITVGNFETVPTFVPATLLILTGICIMSLARRRNRYSYLIKLSGACGLVSALTCALVTVTTTVLHMSRLQALRECEYAQKTRTCTCYSDLIESQVDRVDKGVRLVFDSLSDCGVVHGSLYSCLRAIFGLSVAGVLIAVFSCMLVYQLLSHERKKMYWEQLELRCRSLYASQAPPPTLGPGRMLNCRCCEQCHAHRQLTLPLQATYPWDEATVAAAAAAAGGGGGEQRFWAAQPPGNFYSPNPGGEDAVGTCRSGERAGGAGRSSSGWSWPRMPWQRTTPDAGRRFRQAAASPDSQYGFSSSTAVQGDGNQMLIEEPVVAAYSGMPPPNALPYGVWGPPPPYSDPNSPARRGYYQYLQPTACLVGNQGTVAVTLTQEQMHPTLQHTHPQQQQQLQQMQLQRLQVQSATLERMDGLSSAGNVNTLVAATRSSAYKSKAEYENTPSDSDGGNPRERERCSNTLPTRKLKKRLEAGTGAKSIGPQSNPGQQRPNVQQLFAKQEQQQPTGQANPQQAQPQTAGVENSGYQDSNGAIAKDQAVGTDPAESEVYFADVSSCCNMSVKNDSYYDNAQRHQGHHHHHQHQHSNCSHSSGQSNANEDYLAQRFGRGREHSVRSRLPIPQARREDDYESSNLNMPTLKEQQQQAQQLQKEISRQSMCSVESEAKTEFTDLSPSTPCGGNLPLPPPANFASDPPTGQQSPSFVASFPYSSESQCLEAHRRSTKNIHELLIAGVGGSSSGGGDSHYEVINDRGNPYQLQRSQQAKHKAKSKTRSREQLEIYGSGAERSDWSSDGGRL; from the exons ATGCACGGCTATCCGGTGATGCAGTTCGTGCAGTACAGCATGCCCCCGCCCTGCTCCTGGGTTCCAGGTCCTCCCCCCTCCTCGGGGAACGTGGATGCCCATCATCGCGGCTCTG CCCATCGCCATGGCGCGGGGATCAAGAAGTACGTGGTCTGGTGCCTCATCTGCGGCGGATTCAGCTGCCTGCTGGGCGTGCTCTTCTTGGGCGTCTACTTCCTGCTCCACTCCTACACCATCACGGTGGGCAACTTCGAAACGGTGCCCACATTTGTGCCCGCCACCCTTCTCATCCTCACCGGAATCTGCATCATGAGCCTGGCCAGGCGTCGGAATCGCTATAGCTACCTG ATAAAGCTGTCCGGAGCCTGTGGCCTGGTGTCCGCCTTAACCTGCGCTCTGGTCACAGTGACCACCACTGTGCTCCACATGAGTCGCCTGCAGGCGTTGAGGGAATGCGAGTATGCTCAAAAGACGCGGACGTGCACCTGCTACTCGGACCTCATCGAATCCCAGGTGGACCGAGTGGATAAGG GAGTGCGCCTTGTGTTCGACTCCCTCTCGGACTGCGGCGTTGTCCATGGATCCCTGTACTCCTGCCTGAGAGCTATCTTCGGCCTGTCCGTGGCCGGAGTGCTCATCGCTGTCTTCAGCTGCATGTTGGTGTACCAGCTCCTCAGTCACGAACGCAAGAAAATGTACTgggagcagctggagctgcgcTGCAGATCCCTGTACGCCAGTCAGGCTCCTCCTCCGACCTTGGGTCCAGGCAGGATGTTGAATTGCAGGTGCTGCGAgcaatgccacgcccacaggcAGCTTACACTGCCTCTGCAGGCCACCTATCCGTGGGACGAGGCCACGGtggccgctgcagcagcagccgcaggaggaggaggcggagagCAGCGGTTCTGGGCCGCCCAGCCGCCGGGTAACTTCTACTCGCCAAATCCAGGCGGCGAGGATGCGGTGGGCACCTGCAGGAGCGGGGAAcgggcaggaggagcaggacgcagcagcagcggatgGAGCTGGCCTCGGATGCCCTGGCAACGTACCACTCCTGACGCCGGTCGTCGATTTCGTCAAGCCGCTGCCAGTCCGGATTCACAGTACGGATTTAGTTCGTCTACGGCAGTCCAGGGAGATGGTAACCAGATGCTGATCGAGGAGCCCGTGGTGGCGGCCTATAGTGGAATGCCCCCGCCAAATGCCCTGCCCTACGGAGTTTGGGGACCGCCGCCGCCCTACAGCGATCCCAACAGTCCAGCCAGACGTGGCTACTACCAATATCTTCAGCCCACTGCGTGTCTGGTGGGGAATCAGGGCACTGTCGCCGTCACTCTGACCCAGGAGCAGATGCATCCGACCCTGCAACACACGcatccccagcagcagcagcaattgcagcagatgcagctgcagcggcttCAGGTGCAGTCCGCCACCTTGGAGCGAATGGATGGTCTCAGCAGCGCCGGTAACGTAAATACCCTAGTGGCCGCCACTCGCTCCTCCGCCTACAAATCAAAGGCCGAGTACGAGAACACGCCGTCTGACAGTGATGGCGGAAATCCCCGGGAGAGGGAACGCTGCTCCAACACGCTGCCCACGCGGAAGCTGAAGAAACGTTTGGAGGCGGGCACTGGTGCCAAGAGCATCGGTCCGCAGAGtaatcctggccagcagcGACCCAATGTCCAGCAGTTGTTCGCCaaacaggagcaacagcagccgacCGGCCAGGCTAATCCCCAGCAGGCTCAGCCCCAGACGGCCGGGGTGGAGAACAGTGGCTACCAGGACTCGAACGGAGCCATAGCCAAGGACCAGGCGGTGGGAACGGATCCGGCCGAGTCAGAGGTGTACTTCGCCGACGTGAGTAGTTGCTGCAACATGTCTGTGAAGAACGACAGCTACTATGACAACGCCCAGCGCCACCAGGGgcaccaccatcatcaccagcaccagcacagTAATTGCAGCCACAGTAGCGGGCAGAGCAACGCCAACGAGGACTACCTGGCCCAGCGTTTCGGTCGCGGCAGGGAGCACTCCGTTCGGAGTCGCCTGCCCATTCCGCAAGCGAGGCGGGAGGACGACTACGAGAGCTCCAACCTGAACATGCCCACgctgaaggagcagcagcagcaggcgcaacaGCTGCAGAAGGAGATCTCCCGCCAGAGCATGTGCTCCGTGGAGTCGGAGGCCAAGACCGAATTCACCGACCTCTCGCCCTCCACGCCCTGCGGTGGCAATCTGCCGTTGCCGCCGCCGGCGAACTTCGCCAGCGATCCACCGACGGGTCAGCAGTCGCCCAGCTTCGTGGCCTCGTTCCCCTACTCCTCGGAGTCGCAGTGCCTGGAGGCGCATCGCCGCTCCACAAAGAACATCCACGAGCTGCTGATCGCCGGGGTGGGGGGATCCTCGTCCGGCGGCGGCGACTCACACTACGAAGTGATCAACGACCGGGGCAATCCCTACCAGCTGCAGCGATCGCAGCAGGCCAAGCACAAGGCCAAGTCCAAGACGCGGTCGCGGGAGCAGTTGGAGATCTACGGCAGCGGAGCTGAGCGATCCGACTGGTCTTCGGATGGGGGTCGCTTGTGA
- the LOC6736400 gene encoding uncharacterized protein LOC6736400 isoform X1 — protein MELPPAAAATTTNASASLQRVASESSLGRERDREQAAAPPGQLMGHHYHYIQYPAHFQPQQLQEQPPQPQLPCQCPCSCGRAPPPPMQPTNPGPNASMAVAVLVHQQTPSQQEPARSSPLKAQSAQSLLNHSYQALHEDQHQQQEQLQLDSSAGAGSCDCDLECTCPATGGNSSLAQHKRSLLADAMLGADEITVSESDNNSTMIKKKKPRSGGGAGQLPPKTQPTSDSCNDIYHDTELDGAVGTGTVGSPGSGIKSQILDDNHRPPLPPRPPPRPRSNANGSIAHRHGAGIKKYVVWCLICGGFSCLLGVLFLGVYFLLHSYTITVGNFETVPTFVPATLLILTGICIMSLARRRNRYSYLIKLSGACGLVSALTCALVTVTTTVLHMSRLQALRECEYAQKTRTCTCYSDLIESQVDRVDKEGVRLVFDSLSDCGVVHGSLYSCLRAIFGLSVAGVLIAVFSCMLVYQLLSHERKKMYWEQLELRCRSLYASQAPPPTLGPGRMLNCRCCEQCHAHRQLTLPLQATYPWDEATVAAAAAAAGGGGGEQRFWAAQPPGNFYSPNPGGEDAVGTCRSGERAGGAGRSSSGWSWPRMPWQRTTPDAGRRFRQAAASPDSQYGFSSSTAVQGDGNQMLIEEPVVAAYSGMPPPNALPYGVWGPPPPYSDPNSPARRGYYQYLQPTACLVGNQGTVAVTLTQEQMHPTLQHTHPQQQQQLQQMQLQRLQVQSATLERMDGLSSAGNVNTLVAATRSSAYKSKAEYENTPSDSDGGNPRERERCSNTLPTRKLKKRLEAGTGAKSIGPQSNPGQQRPNVQQLFAKQEQQQPTGQANPQQAQPQTAGVENSGYQDSNGAIAKDQAVGTDPAESEVYFADVSSCCNMSVKNDSYYDNAQRHQGHHHHHQHQHSNCSHSSGQSNANEDYLAQRFGRGREHSVRSRLPIPQARREDDYESSNLNMPTLKEQQQQAQQLQKEISRQSMCSVESEAKTEFTDLSPSTPCGGNLPLPPPANFASDPPTGQQSPSFVASFPYSSESQCLEAHRRSTKNIHELLIAGVGGSSSGGGDSHYEVINDRGNPYQLQRSQQAKHKAKSKTRSREQLEIYGSGAERSDWSSDGGRL, from the exons ATGGAGttgccaccagcagcagcagcaacaacaacaaatgcgtCGGCATCCTTGCAACGTGTCGCCTCGGAATCCAGTCTTGGTCGGGAGCGGGACCGGGAGCAAGCAGCTGCTCCGCCTGGCCAACTGATGGGTCATCACTATCATTACATCCAATATCCGGCGCATTTCCAGCCGCAACAACTTCAGGAGCAGCCACCCCAGCCCCAACTGCCCTGCCAGTGTCCCTGTTCCTGCGGCCGGGCACCTCCACCGCCCATGCAGCCCACTAATCCCGGCCCGAATGCTTCGATGGCCGTGGCCGTGCTGGTCCACCAACAGACGCCCAGTCAGCAGGAGCCGGCGAGGAGTTCGCCGCTCAAAGCACAGTCCGCTCAGTCCCTGCTAAATCACTCTTACCAAGCGCTGCACGAGGaccaacatcagcagcaggagcagctccagctggACTCGTCAGCCGGAGCCGGCAGCTGCGACTGCGATCTGGAGTGCACCTGCCCGGCCACTGGAGGAAATTCCTCCCTGGCCCAGCACAAGAGGAGCCTGTTGGCGGACGCCATGCTGGGAGCAGACGAGATCACGGTCAGCGAGtccgacaacaacagcaccatGATCAAAAAGAAGAAACCACGAtccggcggaggagcaggacaaCTTCCGCCGAAGACACAGCCCACGAGTGACAGCTGCAACGACATCTACCATGACACGGAGCTGGACGGAGCAGTTGGAACTGGGACAGTTGGATCTCCTGGTTCGGGGATCAAGTCACAGATTTTGGACGATAATCATCGCCCTCCTCtaccgccacgcccaccgcccagaCCCAGGAGTAATGCCAATGGCTCCATAG CCCATCGCCATGGCGCGGGGATCAAGAAGTACGTGGTCTGGTGCCTCATCTGCGGCGGATTCAGCTGCCTGCTGGGCGTGCTCTTCTTGGGCGTCTACTTCCTGCTCCACTCCTACACCATCACGGTGGGCAACTTCGAAACGGTGCCCACATTTGTGCCCGCCACCCTTCTCATCCTCACCGGAATCTGCATCATGAGCCTGGCCAGGCGTCGGAATCGCTATAGCTACCTG ATAAAGCTGTCCGGAGCCTGTGGCCTGGTGTCCGCCTTAACCTGCGCTCTGGTCACAGTGACCACCACTGTGCTCCACATGAGTCGCCTGCAGGCGTTGAGGGAATGCGAGTATGCTCAAAAGACGCGGACGTGCACCTGCTACTCGGACCTCATCGAATCCCAGGTGGACCGAGTGGATAAGG AAGGAGTGCGCCTTGTGTTCGACTCCCTCTCGGACTGCGGCGTTGTCCATGGATCCCTGTACTCCTGCCTGAGAGCTATCTTCGGCCTGTCCGTGGCCGGAGTGCTCATCGCTGTCTTCAGCTGCATGTTGGTGTACCAGCTCCTCAGTCACGAACGCAAGAAAATGTACTgggagcagctggagctgcgcTGCAGATCCCTGTACGCCAGTCAGGCTCCTCCTCCGACCTTGGGTCCAGGCAGGATGTTGAATTGCAGGTGCTGCGAgcaatgccacgcccacaggcAGCTTACACTGCCTCTGCAGGCCACCTATCCGTGGGACGAGGCCACGGtggccgctgcagcagcagccgcaggaggaggaggcggagagCAGCGGTTCTGGGCCGCCCAGCCGCCGGGTAACTTCTACTCGCCAAATCCAGGCGGCGAGGATGCGGTGGGCACCTGCAGGAGCGGGGAAcgggcaggaggagcaggacgcagcagcagcggatgGAGCTGGCCTCGGATGCCCTGGCAACGTACCACTCCTGACGCCGGTCGTCGATTTCGTCAAGCCGCTGCCAGTCCGGATTCACAGTACGGATTTAGTTCGTCTACGGCAGTCCAGGGAGATGGTAACCAGATGCTGATCGAGGAGCCCGTGGTGGCGGCCTATAGTGGAATGCCCCCGCCAAATGCCCTGCCCTACGGAGTTTGGGGACCGCCGCCGCCCTACAGCGATCCCAACAGTCCAGCCAGACGTGGCTACTACCAATATCTTCAGCCCACTGCGTGTCTGGTGGGGAATCAGGGCACTGTCGCCGTCACTCTGACCCAGGAGCAGATGCATCCGACCCTGCAACACACGcatccccagcagcagcagcaattgcagcagatgcagctgcagcggcttCAGGTGCAGTCCGCCACCTTGGAGCGAATGGATGGTCTCAGCAGCGCCGGTAACGTAAATACCCTAGTGGCCGCCACTCGCTCCTCCGCCTACAAATCAAAGGCCGAGTACGAGAACACGCCGTCTGACAGTGATGGCGGAAATCCCCGGGAGAGGGAACGCTGCTCCAACACGCTGCCCACGCGGAAGCTGAAGAAACGTTTGGAGGCGGGCACTGGTGCCAAGAGCATCGGTCCGCAGAGtaatcctggccagcagcGACCCAATGTCCAGCAGTTGTTCGCCaaacaggagcaacagcagccgacCGGCCAGGCTAATCCCCAGCAGGCTCAGCCCCAGACGGCCGGGGTGGAGAACAGTGGCTACCAGGACTCGAACGGAGCCATAGCCAAGGACCAGGCGGTGGGAACGGATCCGGCCGAGTCAGAGGTGTACTTCGCCGACGTGAGTAGTTGCTGCAACATGTCTGTGAAGAACGACAGCTACTATGACAACGCCCAGCGCCACCAGGGgcaccaccatcatcaccagcaccagcacagTAATTGCAGCCACAGTAGCGGGCAGAGCAACGCCAACGAGGACTACCTGGCCCAGCGTTTCGGTCGCGGCAGGGAGCACTCCGTTCGGAGTCGCCTGCCCATTCCGCAAGCGAGGCGGGAGGACGACTACGAGAGCTCCAACCTGAACATGCCCACgctgaaggagcagcagcagcaggcgcaacaGCTGCAGAAGGAGATCTCCCGCCAGAGCATGTGCTCCGTGGAGTCGGAGGCCAAGACCGAATTCACCGACCTCTCGCCCTCCACGCCCTGCGGTGGCAATCTGCCGTTGCCGCCGCCGGCGAACTTCGCCAGCGATCCACCGACGGGTCAGCAGTCGCCCAGCTTCGTGGCCTCGTTCCCCTACTCCTCGGAGTCGCAGTGCCTGGAGGCGCATCGCCGCTCCACAAAGAACATCCACGAGCTGCTGATCGCCGGGGTGGGGGGATCCTCGTCCGGCGGCGGCGACTCACACTACGAAGTGATCAACGACCGGGGCAATCCCTACCAGCTGCAGCGATCGCAGCAGGCCAAGCACAAGGCCAAGTCCAAGACGCGGTCGCGGGAGCAGTTGGAGATCTACGGCAGCGGAGCTGAGCGATCCGACTGGTCTTCGGATGGGGGTCGCTTGTGA